The Pedobacter ginsengisoli region AATGAAAAAACAGTTATTAATATCAGCTTTAAGTGTGCTTGTTTTTTTTGCAAGCTGTTCAAAAAGCGACTCAGATGAAGGAATCATAAATCCTCCTACTACGGAAGGGGTTGTTGCGGTATCAGGAGATATTTCTACTAGCACTACATGGACTGCTGATAAAATATATCTTTTAAAAGGCAATGTTTATGTGACTGGAAATGCTACCCTTACTATTCAACCAGGAACAATCATTAAAGGTGATAAAGCCTCTAAAGGTTCATTAGTTATTACCCGTGGTTCTAAAATCGAAGCTGTAGGTACAGTTGATAAACCAATTGTATTTACTTCAAACCAACCTGCAGGCGGTCGCGCTCAAGGTGATTGGGGAGGATTAGTTTTATTAGGAAAAGCTAAAAATAATATTGGGACTGGTGTTAAAATAGAAGGTATTGCTGATGCTACTGATAAGGCTTTACACGGTGGCACTGATGATGCAGATAACTCAGGAACTCTGAAATATATTCGTATTGAATATGCGGGGATTGCTTTAGGCCCTGATAATGAAATCAACGGTCTTACTTTTGGAAGTGTTGGTTCTGGTACTACTATTGATTATATTCAGGTTTATCGTTCGGGAGATGATGCATTTGAATGGTTCGGTGGATCGGTAAATGCAAAACACTTACTTTCAGTGGGGACCTGGGATGATGATTTCGATACAGATAATGGATATTCTGGAAAGGTTCAATTTGCTTTAGCTCAACGTGTTGCTACAATTGCTGACTTTTCTGGCTCAAATGGTTTTGAGTCTGATAACGATGGTAATGGTTCAAATAATGTTCCTCAGACATCTGCTATTTTTTCTAACGTAACAATATTAGGTCCTGTTGACGTAGCCGGTGCTGGAAATATAAATGCTAACTATCAGCATGCTGCTCAAATTCGTCGCAATTCAGCAATAAGCATCTTTAATTCTGTACTTGCTGGATATACGGAAGGTGTTTATTATGATGATACAAAGGTTACAACAGCTGGTGCTACTTATGCCAATTTTGTTGCAGGAAAATCTGTATTTGCTAACAATCTTGTTTTAGGAAGTAATAGTAAATCAAATCAAATAAAAGGTGCTGCGGGTATATTAGCTGCATTAACTACTTCTTTAACTGCAAATAATACTTTTACTCCTGATGCTTACGCTTCATCGGTTATCACTGATCCTTACAAGTTTTCACCTGATTTAGTAGCTGCAGCTAAGCAAGGGACTCCAAATTTCACTGTAATTGCTGGTTCTGTTGCTGCAACAGGAGCATTATTTACTAATGCTAAGGTTGCTGATGCTTTCTTTGAGAAAGTAGCTTACAAAGGTGCTTTTGGTACTACTGACTGGACTGCTGGTTGGGCTAATTATAATCCTCAGGTATTACCTTACACAACTCCAGGAGCTGTAAAATAGGTTATAAATAACAAAATCTTTGAAAGGTCTTTTTGCATTGCAAAAAGACCTTTTTTGTTAACATAAACTTAATATGACTTTTGTAGCAGTGAAAAACAAACTGACGTATAGTTGTAAACAATATGATTATGAGAAAAATAACTATTCAGCTGCTATTGGTAATGATGGCCATTTTGACCAGTACTTCATGCTCTAAGAACAATGAAAAAATTGATAAAGAAGAATTAGATGAAAAGAATCTAACTCCCTGTCCTGAAAATTTAAATTGCCAATATCTTTTTACTGAAAATGCGGATATAAATGAAGCAGGTTCTTTATTGGTAGGAGGTCCTTACAGACTATTTTGGGCAGAATTTAGAAATGGGGGTTTTAGAAGAGTAATTTACGTTAAGGCGCCTATGAAAGGAAATAATTTTACCTTAAATAAGCAGGCTATCTTAGACGGAAAGGTACAGTTGATCTATGGCTGCCCCAATTGCCTCATGGTTGCTTATAAGCCTGTTGATGGATATGTAAAAGGAAAAAATCTAACGCCAGATAAACGAGCAGATCAAACTAAATGGCTGTTGGAAGCAAAGATTATTTTAGAAGCTGTAGCTGGACCTGCTCAAAGAGATACGATAACCGTAAAACAATACTTCGATCCAAATTTTGTTTTTAATTAAGCTCTAGTGCTTCGGCTCGTAAGCATACACGACCTGATAGGGTATCTTTTTTAAATCAGCGGACATTTTTCCGATGCCAAGATCTTCTTTCTGTGGTGTAGGCTCGCAAATGGAATAGGTTTTGCCTTTATAAACTATAGGATCGCCACCTACAGGTGTATCAAACTGAACCGCCATTGTGATATGGGTAGGGTACAGCAACGCTATCATTGGCACATTATAAATCTCCTTTACGAGATAAAAAAATAAGGCTGCTCTATCATCGCAATCGCTATATTTAGAGAAGAGCGTTTCTTCAGGAGAGAGACGCTTTTCTTTTCCAAAGTTATCTTCATCATTTTCATATAAAAATGCATACCTGGTAAAACGCATCAGGTAATCAATTCCTTTTTTTTGTTTCATCCCGCTCACATTTTTTTTGAGGAGTGGAATTAAAGAACCATAAGTTTCTTTACTTAGAGGGATATTAAAATACGATTCAAAGTCAACAACCGGATAATTGGCAAAAATTGTTTCTACATCAGGGTTAAGCTTAATGTTGAAATGATAGGTTTTATGTTTATAACTGAATTGGATCTGTTTTTCGTAATAGTCTTCAGGTTTAAAATCTGGCATCCTGGTTACTTTATAGGAAAAGGCCTCTTTAGCTTCCGGCATACTGATCATGTCGTGTGGAGGTACTTTATTCAGGTCAGCATATGCATAATCATGGTGATTTAAGCACATATATTTTTTGTTTTTGAACATGATGAAAGGTATATCAGAAATATCCTCATCGTTAAAAACATAAAATATGATACGATTATCGGCAATGGTAAGCCTGGCATCATAACCCGATTTACCTAAAAGAAACCATTTGTAAAAAGTATAACGCTCATAATTTTCCTTTTTAGGACTAATCTGCTGGGCTGTTTTTCTAATGAGTTGATAGTATAGCCAGTCGTTTAGCTGATTCTTTTCTTTGTAAGCAGTAAGAGTTTTTATAATTGATAAGTATTTACCGGCATTTATTTTATTGTAGCTCGATTTGATGTACTGCTCTGAGAGTTCGGTTGGAGTATTTACAATAATAGAGGAATCAACTTCAATGTTGAAAGTATCATTATAAAACTCAAAACTAATATTATAGCTATTACCTTGACTATACACAAGTTGTGTAGTCAAAAGTAAAATTACTGTACCGAATATTTTTAGCAAACGGCCCATTGCTCTGTAGATTAATTAACATTATGATAATATTAAATATACACAGAATTAACAGTATTTGTATATTAAGTTTTTGGCGTCAAAAAATTTTATAGTAACCGATAGTTAACAAGTACTTAACATCATGCCTGTACTTTTGTGGCATAAATATTTGGTTAGTATTTATATACGTTTAGGTTTAGTTGATACAAAAAGCCCCGATGGATGTCAGGGCTTTTGTTGTTAAAAATTCTTGCCAATCTTCTCCAGCATTTCAGGTGGAATGTTTTGCATGTCAACCACCAGAAAGCCATCAAGGCAATCAGAAAATTTAGGGTCAATATTGAAACAGATGATTTTGGCATTAAGGTTCATATACTGTCTAAGCAATACCGGTATCTTAATGTGCGAATTCTCAATGTCAGATATCAAGCTGTCAAGGTCTTTTAAAGAATCGCTGCTTTCAATTAAAAGATCTTTATCAATTGCTGAAAGATCTGCTTTAAATTTGTTTTTAGGCTTTACATAATGCGCCAGTTCGTAATCAAAGTGGTTCTTGGTAATATAGTCGACAATTAATGACTTAGAAAACTTTGAAAAGTTATTACTGATACTTACCGGGCCAAACATATAGCGATAATGAGGGTTATCTAGCAGATATTTTAAAATACCTTTCCACAATAAGAATAAAGGAAGTGGTTTTTGCTGGTACTCTTTTCTAATCCACGATCTGCCGAGTTCAATTCCGCGTCTTAAGATTGGATAAAAAGGCTCTTTAATTTTGAAGAGCTCAGATAGGTAGAACCCGCGACGGCCCATAGTATTTAAAATCTCATCTCCTTTACCGATACGATAAGCACCTACGATATTTTGCAGGTCTTTATCCCAGATGAAAAGATGGTTGTAATAAATATCGTAGTTATCAAGATCAATCTTTTTATTTGTTCCTTCTCCAACTTCTCTAAAGGTTATTTCCCTTAAACGGCCAATTTCTCTTAAAATATTTGGAATTGCAGTTGTAGGGGCAATATATACTTCGTAATTCTTTTCTTGCCACACTCTGAAATTCTCAAGCTGATCAACCTCTTCTACAATTTTATTACGGTCTGTTTCAGCAATAACCTCTTCAGGCTTTTTCTTTATTTTGAATAGATTAATAGGATTGAACAATTTCTTTTCTTGCTCTAAACCAGTTCCAAGGGCATAAGTTCGCGCCCTAAGAAAATCCAGTAGTTTATTGGTGTTATTTCTGTAAGAAACATCTTCTATATTAATTGGCTTGCCAATTCTTACTTTTATTTTTAAACCTTGTTTATTTAAAAATTCTGATGGTAATTTAGCTGTCCTTAATGTAGGGTGGATAAAGCTAAGGATATTGAATAAAACCCCATTATTGCCGTGGAAATAGATAGGTACTACTGGTAATTTAGCCCTGGCAATTAATTTGCCCACTACAGGGTGCCATATTCTATCTGTAATTTCCTGTTTATCTACACTAAATGTTGAAACCTCACCTGCCGGAAATATTCCTATTGGTGTGCCACTTTGAAGAAGATCAAAAGTAGCCTTTAAGCCACTTATGCTAGATGAGTGCTGTACATTTTCAAATGGATTTACTGCTACAAAGAATTCACTTAGGTTAGGGATTTTTTTAAGGATAAAATTAACCATCACCTTTGCTTCGGGCCTTACTGTGCAAAGTAACTTTACTAGTGCAAGCCCCTCAACACCTCCATACGGATGGTTAGCTATTGCAATAAAACCTCCGGTTTTGGGTATACTCTTAAGATCGTCTTCATCAAAGTCGATACTAACGCCTATGGTTTCTAAAATCTTGTCAACAAATTCTAATCCGTTAAAGTGTTCATTCTGTGAAAAAACTTTATTAATGTCATTAAGTTTCATCATCTCCATGAGTAAAGCTGCAAGTCCGGGTACACCCAGTTTATCTATTTTAGTAGCTTTTGCAAACTCTTGGGTAGTTATGATCTTCATTTAAATTCCAGTTTGTGAAACATTATCCAACTTCAAAAGTAAGATTTATATTTTTAATCATTGTCCACAGACTAAAATATAATACTAAAGCTGTTGAGGTTGATATTTATAATAATGTGCTATAGATTAGGCAATGAGAAAATTGTTGAATGCTTATTTTGATTTTAGTAAGGGAGAATTTAACGGACTTATAGCTTTAATAGTGCTTGTGGTGTTAATAGCCATTACTCCGGATGTTTATAGATTTATAATGCCAGAGCCGGAAGATCCGGTGATTGAACAGTTAGCAATAAAAAGATTGGAGTTTGCGGTTAAACAACCAAGGAGGTTTAATGACAGAAGAGTAACAAAAGAAAATCCTAAAAAGGAACGCAGTTACTCATTATTTCCGTTTGACCCTAATACTATTAATATTGATGGTTGGCAAAGGCTTGGACTGTCTTTTAAACAATCTGCAGCTATTATAAAGTATTTAGAAAAGGGTGGGAGATTTAGGAAAACCGAAGACTTGCAGAAAATGTATACGATTACTCCGGAAATATATAAAAGGATATCTCCTTACGTAAAAATTGAAGATAAACATGCCGGGAATATTAACGCCAAAACTTTTGTGCCCAAAGAGGCAAAGATAATTGAGATAAATGAGGCAGATAGTGCAGCACTTATTGAGATAAAAGGTATTGGTCCTGCCTTTGCTAACAGGATAATAAAGTATAGAGCGCGGATTGGAGGTTTTTATAGGAAAGAACAATTACTTGAAGTATTTGGATTAGATTCGATAAAGTATGATGAGATCAGGAATCAAATTTCTGTAGATGATCAAAAGATAAAAAAAATTAATATCAACACTGCCCGGCTAGAAGATTTTAAGGGACATCCATATATAAGGTATAAGCAGATAAATGCTATTCTTGAATATAGAAAACAACACGGAAATTATAGTAATATTGCTGACTTAAATAAGGTAGCTATTTTAGA contains the following coding sequences:
- a CDS encoding lysophospholipid acyltransferase family protein — translated: MKIITTQEFAKATKIDKLGVPGLAALLMEMMKLNDINKVFSQNEHFNGLEFVDKILETIGVSIDFDEDDLKSIPKTGGFIAIANHPYGGVEGLALVKLLCTVRPEAKVMVNFILKKIPNLSEFFVAVNPFENVQHSSSISGLKATFDLLQSGTPIGIFPAGEVSTFSVDKQEITDRIWHPVVGKLIARAKLPVVPIYFHGNNGVLFNILSFIHPTLRTAKLPSEFLNKQGLKIKVRIGKPINIEDVSYRNNTNKLLDFLRARTYALGTGLEQEKKLFNPINLFKIKKKPEEVIAETDRNKIVEEVDQLENFRVWQEKNYEVYIAPTTAIPNILREIGRLREITFREVGEGTNKKIDLDNYDIYYNHLFIWDKDLQNIVGAYRIGKGDEILNTMGRRGFYLSELFKIKEPFYPILRRGIELGRSWIRKEYQQKPLPLFLLWKGILKYLLDNPHYRYMFGPVSISNNFSKFSKSLIVDYITKNHFDYELAHYVKPKNKFKADLSAIDKDLLIESSDSLKDLDSLISDIENSHIKIPVLLRQYMNLNAKIICFNIDPKFSDCLDGFLVVDMQNIPPEMLEKIGKNF
- a CDS encoding ComEA family DNA-binding protein; the protein is MRKLLNAYFDFSKGEFNGLIALIVLVVLIAITPDVYRFIMPEPEDPVIEQLAIKRLEFAVKQPRRFNDRRVTKENPKKERSYSLFPFDPNTINIDGWQRLGLSFKQSAAIIKYLEKGGRFRKTEDLQKMYTITPEIYKRISPYVKIEDKHAGNINAKTFVPKEAKIIEINEADSAALIEIKGIGPAFANRIIKYRARIGGFYRKEQLLEVFGLDSIKYDEIRNQISVDDQKIKKININTARLEDFKGHPYIRYKQINAILEYRKQHGNYSNIADLNKVAILDPETIGRLAPYLTF